The stretch of DNA TCAGGTAGCTGATGAAAAAGCAATTAAAATTATTCGCAACGGCCCGGCTTGGGTAGGTAGCGCCAAACCCGAGGTGATTACTGTTAATGTGGAATTTGAGAATTAAATAATCGCTAAATAAGAGAGGGCGACAGGTTTAAACCCGTCGCCTTTTTCATATCAATACACTTAGTTATTTCTTGTTCTTATCGTAGTATGCAAATACCTTTTGCAATAATGGCGAGGTGCGCGCCGATAAGTTTTGGCGGATGTTTAACTCCTCTTGGGCTATTTCTACAAATAAACCGCTGATAGCTTTTTGGGTAACATAGTCGCTTATATCCGGGTTAACTTTGGTTACCAATGGTATTTTATTATAGGCTGCGGCGGCATCGCTGTAGTATTTGGTAGCATTTACCTTGTTTAAGCTGGCTTGTACAACCGGTTTAAAGCTGGCGGCTAACTGCATGGTAGTAGTACGTTTAAAATACTGAGTAGCGGCATCCTGGCTGCCTAATAAAATGTTGGTTACATCGGTTAACGTCATTTGTTTAATGGCATTAACAAATATGGGTTTGGCTTTACCTGCAGCATCTTCGGCAGCGCGGTTAAGCGATAGTATCACATTGTCGGCAAGTTTGCCTAAACCAATACTGCGCAGCGTGCTTTCAACCTTTTGTGCCTCAGGCGGGAAAAGTATTTTTACCGCGGCATTGGAAAAAAAACCATCAACAGCCGATAGTTGATCCGAGCTTTTGCCGGTGCCTATCTGCAGGGCCTCTTTAAGGCCGTTGTTTATTTCTAAAGTTGTAGGGTTTCCGTACTGGTTTATAGTGCTTTGTGCTACCTGGTTAAGGGTGTCGCAGCCCGATAAAAGTACAAACAGCAAAGGGATAAGGATAAGGATTTTTTTCATGCGATACCTTGAGCAAAAGTACTGCCAAGATGTGCAATGCTTTTACCAGTGCCTTACCAGCATAAATACCAGCCCGGCAATTAATGCCGATATAGGTATGGTAATTACCCATGCCCAAACAAGGTTAATGGTAACGCCCCAGCGTACCGCCGATACACGCTTAGTTAAACCAACCCCAATGATAGATCCTGTAATGGTGTGTGTTGTAGAGACAGGTATGCCAAAACGTTCGGTTATAAATAAGGTTACCGCACCAGCTGTTTCGGCACTTACGCCCTCAAGCGGGGTTATTTTGGTTATTTTAGATCCCATTGTTTTAACGATCTTCCAACCGCCAGACATGGTACCCAGCGCTATAGCGGTGTAACAAGCCAAAGGTATCCAATCGGGCATTGGGGCCGTGTTGGTTATTATTTTGGCAGCAACAAGTGTTACATATAAAATACCCATTACCTTTTGTGCATCGTTGGTGCCGTGTGCAAAGCTTAATGCCGCGGCCGATACCAGTTGCAGGCGTTTAAACCAACGCTCGGCTTCAACTGGTTTGGCCTTTTTACACAGGTGTAATATAAGTATAGTAATAAAGTAAGCTATTATTAAACCAATAAATGGTGCCAGTACAATGTAGGCTATAATGGTAAGTATGTAGTGTAAATTAACCGCATCAAGACCGTGTGCACCTAATGTAAGCGCGTTGGTAATACCTGCGCCCGCAAAGCCACCTATAAGCGTGTGCGATGAGCTGGATGGTATACCAAACCACCAGGTAGTTAAATTCCAGGTGATGGCGGCGATTAGGCCGGCCAGTATAACGTGCATGGTAATAAATTCTTCGTGCACAATTTTAGCTACGGTGTTAGCTACTTTGTGGTCTTTTATAAAGAAGTACGCGGCAAAGTTAAATACAGCCGCAAGCAATACCGCCTGGAAAGGTGTAAGCACTTTGGTTGATACTACTGTAGCTATAGAGTTGGCAGCATCGTGGAAGCCATTTGTATAATCAAATATCAGCGCAAGGGCAACAACAGCAACTAAGAGGGTGGTAACCATTTAATTAATGATAAGGGTTTGCTTAGGCGTTTTTAACTAATATAGATTCCATTACATTGGCAGCATCTTCGCACATATCTGTAGCGGTTTCTAAAGCGGCTAATATCTCTTTATATTTTATTAGGCGTATAGCGTCTGTTTCGTATAAAAACAAATCGGCAACGGCACGGTCAAACACATAGTCGGCCTGGTTTTCAACGCTGTTAATACGAATGCACGAGTCGGCAATGGCGCGCACATTTCTTAAGTCTTTCAGTTCTCTTACTGCTTTTTCCAGATCGCCGCTGGCTTGCAATATCAGGTCAGATAGTTTACGTATGTGCTCGTTAAAATCGTCGATTTTGTACAGGTTCATGCGGTTTGCAGCACCGTGTATATAATCGGCAACATCGTCAATAGCTGTTGCTAAAGCGTGTATATCTTCGCGATCAAACGGGGTGATGAAGTTTTTACCAAGCTCCAGGTATATCTGGTGAGTAAGCTCGTCGCCTTTGTTTTCCAGTTTATCAATCTGCCTGAACAATTCGTCCTGCGTAGCAGGATTGGTTGAGTTTACGGCCTCTACTAAAATAGTAGCCATAGTAACTACGTTACTTGCTGCCTGCTCAAATAAAGGGAAGAATGTTTTTTTATCCTTTGGGACAAAGTACTGGAATATACTGTTTAGTGACATCGGCGTATTAAATTTTGGTAAAGGTACGCTTGCAATGTTAAGTTAATGTTAACTTTTTAAAACAGGTATATTAGGAAATGGTAAACTTTGCTTCGCTTTTTGCAGCGTAAAACCGAAAGTTGAGCCCATACCTTCGGTGCTGCGCACATTAATGGTTTGCTGGTGGGCCTCCATAATATGCTTTACAATGGCCAAGCCCAGCCCCGATCCGCCAATTTGCCTCGAGCGGCTGGTATCGGTACGGAAAAACCGTTCGAACAAACGTGGCAGGTATTTCTCTTCAATACCTACACCGTCATCAGTAACCTCTACCAGCACCTGTTCGTGCAGCGTAAATATACTTACGGATGTGTTGCCGCCTTCTTTACCATATTTAAAAGAGTTATCTATCAGATTAACCAGCACCTGCCTTATTTTTTCGCGGTCGGCATTTACATAAATACCGTCATCATACTTTTGCTTAAAGGTTAGCTTAATATTGTGCTGCCTGGCTTTCATCTCCAGCGATTCAAAAACCTCTTTTATCAGGTCGTTTATTTTAAACTTGCTGTAATTAATAGGTATCTCGCCCGATTCCAGTTTAGATATTTCGTCAAGGTCTTTGATCAGGTAACTCAGGCGGTCAACGTTTTTGGCGGCTTTATCTAAAAAGTTAGCGGCCATTTCCGGGTCTTCAAAACCATCGTCTTGCAGGGCCTCAATATAACCTTGTATAGCAAAAAGCGGGGTTTTAAACTCGTGCGATATGTTGGATAAAAAATCGCGGCGAAATTTTTCCTGCTTGCGCAACTCATCTATCTCGCTCTTTTTTTGGATGGCCCATTCTTTTACTTCCTGCTCCACATCGTTAATAGGGTCGGCGCTAACATGCTCGCCAAGTGCATCGCGCAGGTCGCGGCCAAGCTTAAGGTTATGTATAAGCTTATATATGAGTTTAATTTTTGAGTAAACGTATTTTTCTATAAGATAATAAAAAACAATATAACTGGTAACAAAGCTTACAAAAAAGGTGATAGCCATATCGTACCACTTGTGCTGAAAGTAGTAGTTTACTGCCGATAGCGTAATAGCAACAGCAGCGGCATTTATAAGAATGAGTACACGCAACTTCATAGCATAAAGTTAGCGTTTTGGCAGATATAATTTGGTAAAACCCGTAGCTAAAAAACAGCCGTATAGGTTATCTTTTTGTTAAGCCAATAAGATGATTATTATTTATCTTTTTAATACAGTAACTATATTCCAAGGCCTTGTCAGGAGGGCCTGTCCGGGCTAATTACTTTGTCACTTCTGCAGTTACAAGAACGGTGGCTTCATCGCCCATGGTAAGGCTGTTACCGCCAATACCAAAATCGGCACGTTTTATTTTAAAGCTGCCTTTAAAGGTGCTCGTATTGCCATTTGGGGTATAGCTAAAAGGCACATCTACTTGTTTGGTTTTGCCTTTTATAGTTAAGTTAAATTGCCCTACGTAATTGCTGCCCTTTTGCTTAAACCCAACCGACGACATAATGATCTTTGGGAATACAGCGGTATTAAAGTAGTCCTCGCCCCGCAGGTGTTCGTCGCGTAGGTTGTTATCAGTATTTATAGTGGTAGCGTCAACAGTAGCATCAATATTACTGGCGGCTAAATTTGCCGGGTCAAACTTAATATTGGCTTGCAGGCCGCCTAATTTGCCCCCGGTTTTTATACCCAGGTTTTTGATCTCGAATGTGATGGCCGATTTGCTTACATTACTTTCTACTTGTGCAAAAGCGGTATTTACTATTATTAATAAGGCTATTGCCAGCAAATATCTTTTCATTCCTGATATGACGTGTTTTTGTGTGGGAGGTTTAACCGCATGCGTTTATTAAAATTCTACATGTGCCCTTAACGAGAAGACGTTAACCGGTCCTCTGTCTTTATTATAAGCCGGATTGGCTATAAACTGGTAATCGGGTGTTAACCAAAGTTTGCCCTGGTAGGCGTTTATCTTGTAATATAACTCGGCAACCAATTCGGTGCTATAATTTAATTTGCCATCGCCAATAATAAAGCCGTAACCACCTGCGGCCAAATATTCCTGATGTGGTTTTGATATACCATTACCTACAAAGGCAAGGCCTAATTCATCATCCTTGCGGCTCCATGATGCGCCCTTAAGGACCGCCCCTAAACTTACCGAGCGGTCAATTTCAGTAAAGGCCCAAGTCTCGGTTTTGCCATCGTTATAGCTTGCTTTGGCAAATACGCCAAAATCCTTGCTAAGGTATTGGTCGGCGCTTATACCAAAACCATATTTGTGGCGGCCATATTGTATATCGGTATTAATATCGGGTGCGGTAGGGTTTTGTGCAATAGCATTTCGGTATATGCCCATTTTGCCATTATTGCGAAAGCCTAATACCCTAATTGTACCCTTTTGGCCGTTAAGCATAAAGCGTTTTTCATACTCCAGTGTTTGGGTGTTGGCTTTACCCAGGCGTTGATCCCAAATAGCACCGTTTGCCTGCGTAGTGGTCATGGTGAAGGCAAAACGCAGCGCCCAGGTTGGCTGACCAAGTTCGGCCATGGCGCCCATTACATAACCGCGGGTATTGGCCGGGTAGTCCCAGGCAGCATTATCCATTAAACTCCAGTTCATAAATTGCGAGCGGGCATCGTGGCTAAATTCGTTGCCGTCAAAAAAATCGGCCATGCCAAATTTACCTACTGTAACATTGAAGTAGCGTTTGCTTTTAAGCCCGGCCAATTGGTTTACGTCATCGGTAAGCGTGTCTTTGTCAGTTCCCCACTCAAAATTTTGGCTAAAGTACAGGCGGGCAATGTATATTTTAGGTTCGGCACCACCTACCCTAAAGGTTTCGCCATTGGGGAAACCGGCTATGCCCAGTGTTTTGCTAAGGCCGGCGCCGCCACTCATTTCGGGGTTAAAGTATGCCGAAGCGCCTTTCCATAAACGTGCACCGCCAAAAAAAGTAGTGGTAAGCGATGTTTGCGTTTCTGATGCTGTTGAAAGGCTGTTTGCCCCGGTATAATCGGCGCTAAACGATGGCTTGTATTGGGTAATAACCGTTTGCTGGAAATGGAAATTAAAGCGTTGGTTTTTAATGGTATCCTGTGCGTTGGCAAACTTTGCAAATAATATTAAAGTGAAAAGCGAAAGTAAAGTTTTATTCATGCTGATGGAACGATAGAATATAGGATTTTAGTTTATTAGTAATGTATTTAATTGTTAGCTTGTTATAGAACTTGTTAAGTAATAAAATAAACTTGTACTTTTATCAGCCAGCATTTACCTTATAGCAGATATTATTATGCCTATTGCCGACAAAAGTATTAAAGTTTTTAGATATGATATTAATGCTTTAAGAGCGCTTGCCATATTGGGCGTTTTGCTATTTCATTATAAAATACCACATTTTGCAGGCGGCTTTGCAGGGGTTGATGTTTTTTTTGTGATATCGGGCTATTTAATGAGCAAGATCATTATTACAGGCGTTAATAATGGATCATTTTCGGTTTTAGACTTTTACGGCAAGCGTGTAAAACGCATCATTCCTGCTTTAGTTTTCGTGATCGGTATAATTACCCTTGCGGGTTTCTTTTTTTATTTCCCGATTGATTATCAGCTTAACGAGTTAAATGCAGCTGCCAGCCTGACATTTTTATCAAACATATTATATTTTAAAACCACTAACTATTTTGCCACTGGTGCAGACGATAATATATTATTGCATACCTGGTCACTATCGGTAGAGTGGCAGTTTTATTTACTTTATCCTTTTTTGATCATCGGGTTAAATAAGCTGATCAAAAACAAAGCAGCATTTTTTGCCCTGTTTACAGCCGTTACCTTAGCCATTTTTTTAGGTGCCATCAAATACACTAAAATTGATGCTACAGGGTCGTTTTATTTGCTACCCAGCCGTAGCTGGGAGATGTTTTTTGGCGGTATAGCTTTTTTAGGCGAAGGTTACTTAAAAGAGTTTAAGTATAAAAAGCTTTTTGCCCTACTGGGTTACGCATTAATAATATTTTGCCTCATGTTTTTTAGGAGTGCCATGCCCTGGCCCGGCAAATACACTTTTGTTCCTGTTTTTGCAACAGCAGTTGTTATACTTTGCAACTATAACAACTTTACTTTTCTAAAGCACGAAAGTATACAGTTTATTGGCCGCATATCGTACTCATTGTACCTATGGCACTGGCCTTTATATGTAAGCGCACAGTATTTAGGGGTGCGTATGGGGCCGTTATCAACTACCGTATTAATATTACTTTCAACAGGTATGGCCTACGTATCTTACCATTTTGTAGAGTCAGTGCCTTTTAAAAGCAATCTACGCGTAATAAGCTGCGCGGCTGCCTGTGCGTTACTTGCTTTTTGCTTTAGTAGTTATAACCTTAATTACATAGCATTTAAACCTAAGGCGGTTGTTTTATCAGGCTACAGGCAGTTGCGCGCAGATGAACGCCGCGAGCAATATAGTACTGATGTATGCTTTATTACCAGTAAAACAGCAAGTAAATTAAATAAAAGCTGCCTTGCTATTGATGCACAAAAGCATAACGTACTACTAATTGGCGACAGCCATGCCGCCCAATATTCGGCATCGCTGCGCGAGGCTTTGGTGTCAAAAAATATTAATTTACTACAGGCCACCGCCAGTGGGTGTTATCCGTTTGTAAGGCCTAATGGTTTAACCCGCTGCAAAAGTATAATGGAGCATATTTACAAAGATTTTATTGTTAATAAACAAAACAAAGTTGACGGGGTGTTCCTGTCTGCCAATTGGATAAACACAGTAACAGGTAAAGATTCATCAGGCCTGATAAAAGACCTGAACAGTACTATCGATTACTTCGAAAAATACCACATCAAGGTAATCATCATAGGGCAAAACGAAACCTATACCATGACTTATCCCTTGTTGGCTGCCCGCGAAACACAATATAATATTAGCATAAGCCGCAAATACCTTAATCAGAATGCTGCTAAGATGGATGCATTTTTAGCTAAACATTTTAAGCCTAACTATATATCCGTTTATAACTATGGGGCAACGCCGCCTTCATCTGCAAACTATAGCCCCTACATGTCTGATAGAAATCATTTTAGCAAATACGGGGCCGATTTGACGGTTAAAAGGATATTGGCTGATACCACTACCGCTAAATTTTTAAGCTACATTAATAGTAATACGGCGGCAGCAAATTAGGCGCCTACTTCGGTATAAAACTGTTGCAGGTAGCTTTCCATAAAATTATGCCTTTGCTGTGCCAGTGCTTTGCCTGTTGCAGTGTTCATTTTATCTTTTAGCAGCAACAGCTTTTCGTAAAAATGGTTAATGGTAGGCGCGGTGGTATTTTTATACTCTTCCTTGCTCATATTTAAATTAGGCCTTAGCTCCGGATTGTATATTTCGCGGCCTTTAAAGCCACCATAAGTAAAGGCACGGGCAATACCAATTGCCCCAATAGCATCCAGGCGGTCGGCATCCTGTACTATGGCTAATTCGGGCGAGTGAAAAGTGACTTTGTCAAAACCGGCTTTGAACGACATATGCCTAATGATCTGCTGTACATGGGTAACGGTCTCTGCTGGCAGGCGTATGCTTTCTAAAAAGCGGCCAGCTGTAGCAGGGCCTATCTCTTCATCTCCATTATGGAATTTGCTGTCGGCAATGTCGTGCAGCAATGCGGCAAGTTGTACCACCAATATATCGCATGTTTCGGTTTGGGCTATGAGCTTAGCATTGGTGCAAACGCGCTGTATGTGCCACCAGTCGTGGCCGCCTTCGGCATCTTTTAGGGTTTGCTGCACAAAGGTTACGGTTTGGTTAATAATGCCGGCGTTATCCATTACTTGCTTTTTTGCAAATATATTACGCCGGCATTATAATCCGTATTTATTTTCCTTAAGCAGCTTCTTTAACGTTTATTAGTTCCATCAGTTCTGTTTCCAGTATATCGGCTATCTGGAAAAGCCGCTCCAACGTTATTTTGGTATAGCCCAGTTCAATTTTACTGTAAGCGTTTTGCGAAATGTGCAGCTTGGCTGCCAGGTACTCCTGTGTGTAGTTCAGCGTTTCGCGCTTATTACGAATGTTGTAGGCAACTTCTTTTACTTTCATATCCCAGGTCTTCATTAATATTATAACTGTATTGGCTATACTAACGAGGTTTTACAACCTGCGGATTTATAATTTTTTAGTTTTTGTGAAATTTTTTTTCGAAAATGATACGACAGGTGAAAATGCCGTAACGGAACCTACAACTTGCTGTAAGGGTTTCCGTAATTATTTGGCATCGTATTTAATCACCACTGCCGGTAACAAAGTTGCCGAATTAAGTGGCATTTGATCTAACGATACAATTGGTTTGCGGTTTTTATAGTATGCGTAGGCTGCATTTTGCACCTCTTCCAGCCCCGTAGCCGGATTACGGAAACTGATAGAAAAAGGCAAAATAAAATCGTGAAACTTCTCTTTATTAGGTATTATCCATTTTTTTGATGATTTCTTAAGTGCCTCAATAGCAGGCAGCGTAAGCAGGTAATCATCGGCGTAGTAAATCACTATTTTTTGTACGTTACCGTTTAAATCGGCAGTAAACTTAATAATTGCCATACCGGTGGCCTTTTTCTTGATGATATCGGGGCTAACGGTTAAGCTATCTTTAAAAAAGCGGTCCATAACACTACCACCACCCTGAAAAGGAAATGCCAGTGCACCTTCCTGCGCTTTACAGTAAACAGTTGATAATAAAAGTAATAACGTGATCAGCTTCTTCATTTAGTCTTCTTTTGGTTCGCGTTTGCTGCCTTCATACAGCTCATATTCAAATAAGCGGCAATCTAATTTGCCATTGTAAAACTCAATTTTGCGGGCCGCCTTTAAACCTATTTTTTTAGCCAGATCGGCGTTGCCCGTAAATACGTAGCCACGGTACCCCAAGCATTTCTTTTTAAGGTAGTCGCCCATTCGCTTATAAGTTATTTCCAGTTTGGTGTGCACGCCTAAACGTTCGCCATACTCGGGGTTAAACATTACAATGCCCGGCTCTTGTGGTACTTCTGTATCTTCAAAATCACAAACGTAAAAGTCTATTAAATGTTCTACACCGGCAGTATTTGCGTTCTTTCGCGATATATCAATGGCATCCTCAGATATATCGGTAGCTATAATTTTAAATCCTAAAGCCTTCTTGGCTTTATCTTTAAGTTTACGACGTTCTACAAAAAACACCTGTTCATCATAGCCCATAATATGCATAAAGCCATAATTCATCCGAAATAGCCCCGGGTGTTTATCGGTTGCCAGCAATGCAGCTTCTATAGCTAAAGTGCCTGAGCCACACATCGGGTTAATAAAAGTGCTGTTTCTGTCCCAATTGGTTGCCATAATGGTTGATGTAGCCAAGGCTTCAAGCATTGGGGCCTTGCCCGGTATTTTACGGTAGCTGTGCTTGGCCAGAGTTTCGCCCGATGTATCAATGTAAATGTCGGCCTTGTCATCCTGCCAATATAGGCTGATAACGGTTTTGTTAGCATCCGCACCCGAGTTGGGGCGTATGCCTTTTTGCGCTTTAATACGATCTACAATAGCATCTTTAACCTTTACATTGGCAAAAAGCGGGGTTAGTATATGCTCGTTGTTCACATTTGATGTTACCGAAAAATAGCCGGTAAAGTCAATTAGTTTTTCCCATTCTATTTGTACTAATTCGTCGTAAAGCTGCTTCGGATCCGCCGCTTCGAAGCTCTTTAGCAGGTAAAGTACCTGGCTTGCACAGCGTAAATTAAGGTTTAAGGCTATTGTATCAGTTACAGTCCCCTGTAATTCAACTCCGGTTTGAAAAACGCGTGTTGGTTTAAAGCCCAATGCTTCAACTTCCTGCTGCAGGTAAGGCGAAAGCCTTTTGTTGCAGGTAATAATGATTTTACTCTCGGTGTGGAAAACTTGCATAATAATTTTGCGAATTTATGAATTAAATACGCCCCATTTTAAATTCATACTATTAACTTTACATTTTAAACATTTTCTGCAATTATGGAAGTTAAAGGTAAAGTACATGAAGTATCGGCAACACAACAGGTTACCGAGTCGTTAAAGAAGAGAGAACTGATACTTGAATACATCGAGAACCCTCAATATCCCGAGTATTTAAAGTTTGAAGCTATACAGGATAGGTGCAATTTATTGGACAATGTTAAGGTTGGCGACGATGTTGAAGTGTTCTTTAACTTAAGGGGCCGCCCCTGGACTGATAAATCGGGCAAAAAATCTTATTTCAACTCGTTGCAGTTGTGGAAGATCAACGCTTTATCAAGCGCGGGCAGTGCTTCGGCACCAGAGTATGCAGCCCCTGCCGATATCAGCTCAAGCCCTGATGACGACGATCTGCCGTTTTAATTAGTTATCAACTTAAAATACAAAGGCCTTTCATTTATTAAATGAAAGGCCTTATTTATTATTGATTTTATTGGGGAAGGTGATACTTAATCTTCTTTAACAATGCGCTTAACGGCAATATCTGCACCTTGCTTAACCTGCAGGTAGTAAATGCCATTCATAGGCAGGTTTACTTTCTTGATAAAATCTCCTGCAACAGCCTTGTCGGTCCACAACACTTTACCATCGCTATCGCTAAGTTTTACGTCCGCATTGGCTTTAAGTGTAAGGTTAAAACTAAAGGTAGTTTTCCCGGTAGAAAATTCAGGCGTAAGGCTCAGGTCGTTTAAGGTTAATGCGGCTTTTTCAACGCCTGTAATGCTTTTTAGTTTTTCCTTCGGCGCATCAGATACCCTAAAGCTGATGTGTGTACTAATGCCATCATTGTCTGTATTTATATAGTTAAAGTTTTGGGTATTGCGGCGGTTAAACTCAAAACGATCATTTAGATCCCTTTTCATCATAATATCGCGGTTAACGTTCATCTTAAGCTGCGGTTGCATTTCAAACTTATAATCAAATGCACCGGCGGGACCATCGGTGTTGTCAGATCTTTTTATATTATAAGTAAAAGTTTTGCGGGTACTATCGTTAACATCCATTTTTGATAGCATTGGTAAATCATCGCCATCACTCATATCGCGCTCTATTACTACTTCACGCGTTTTGCCATCTCCCTTGCTTCTTTTCTTAATAACAACCTGATTATTGCCTTTGTTACCATCGATTTTAATGTAGGTGGGTGGCAGGTTATTTATCTCGGAAAGGGCATCTTTTCGCTCCTGATCTGTAAGTTTTTTTATGTCTTTACCGTTTATGGTAGTGTCGCCATTAATAATTTTTATTTCGTAACTTTTTTGATTTTGGGCCAGCACTAAAGGTGGTAAGCCTAATATGGCTATTATGCTTAACGCAAATATAAATTCGAAGCCGGGTTTTAATAATTGCTTTTTCATTGCTGTACGATTTGAGGTTTAGAGCTCAAAAATAGGAAATGGTTATTAATCAATTTGTTAAATGCTTTTATATAATTTGTTAAAATTTGTTAAAAGGCATCATTGTCCGGGTAATTAAAATAATTTTGTTTTGGATTTAACATGAAAATAAAACGCTTTGGTTTATTGATAGGATTAATGGGCTTTGCCTTGCTGG from Inquilinus sp. KBS0705 encodes:
- a CDS encoding helix-turn-helix transcriptional regulator; amino-acid sequence: MKTWDMKVKEVAYNIRNKRETLNYTQEYLAAKLHISQNAYSKIELGYTKITLERLFQIADILETELMELINVKEAA
- a CDS encoding HD domain-containing protein, which produces MDNAGIINQTVTFVQQTLKDAEGGHDWWHIQRVCTNAKLIAQTETCDILVVQLAALLHDIADSKFHNGDEEIGPATAGRFLESIRLPAETVTHVQQIIRHMSFKAGFDKVTFHSPELAIVQDADRLDAIGAIGIARAFTYGGFKGREIYNPELRPNLNMSKEEYKNTTAPTINHFYEKLLLLKDKMNTATGKALAQQRHNFMESYLQQFYTEVGA
- a CDS encoding sensor histidine kinase, yielding MKLRVLILINAAAVAITLSAVNYYFQHKWYDMAITFFVSFVTSYIVFYYLIEKYVYSKIKLIYKLIHNLKLGRDLRDALGEHVSADPINDVEQEVKEWAIQKKSEIDELRKQEKFRRDFLSNISHEFKTPLFAIQGYIEALQDDGFEDPEMAANFLDKAAKNVDRLSYLIKDLDEISKLESGEIPINYSKFKINDLIKEVFESLEMKARQHNIKLTFKQKYDDGIYVNADREKIRQVLVNLIDNSFKYGKEGGNTSVSIFTLHEQVLVEVTDDGVGIEEKYLPRLFERFFRTDTSRSRQIGGSGLGLAIVKHIMEAHQQTINVRSTEGMGSTFGFTLQKAKQSLPFPNIPVLKS
- a CDS encoding DUF4197 family protein, with amino-acid sequence MKKILILIPLLFVLLSGCDTLNQVAQSTINQYGNPTTLEINNGLKEALQIGTGKSSDQLSAVDGFFSNAAVKILFPPEAQKVESTLRSIGLGKLADNVILSLNRAAEDAAGKAKPIFVNAIKQMTLTDVTNILLGSQDAATQYFKRTTTMQLAASFKPVVQASLNKVNATKYYSDAAAAYNKIPLVTKVNPDISDYVTQKAISGLFVEIAQEELNIRQNLSARTSPLLQKVFAYYDKNKK
- a CDS encoding acyltransferase, with amino-acid sequence MPIADKSIKVFRYDINALRALAILGVLLFHYKIPHFAGGFAGVDVFFVISGYLMSKIIITGVNNGSFSVLDFYGKRVKRIIPALVFVIGIITLAGFFFYFPIDYQLNELNAAASLTFLSNILYFKTTNYFATGADDNILLHTWSLSVEWQFYLLYPFLIIGLNKLIKNKAAFFALFTAVTLAIFLGAIKYTKIDATGSFYLLPSRSWEMFFGGIAFLGEGYLKEFKYKKLFALLGYALIIFCLMFFRSAMPWPGKYTFVPVFATAVVILCNYNNFTFLKHESIQFIGRISYSLYLWHWPLYVSAQYLGVRMGPLSTTVLILLSTGMAYVSYHFVESVPFKSNLRVISCAAACALLAFCFSSYNLNYIAFKPKAVVLSGYRQLRADERREQYSTDVCFITSKTASKLNKSCLAIDAQKHNVLLIGDSHAAQYSASLREALVSKNINLLQATASGCYPFVRPNGLTRCKSIMEHIYKDFIVNKQNKVDGVFLSANWINTVTGKDSSGLIKDLNSTIDYFEKYHIKVIIIGQNETYTMTYPLLAARETQYNISISRKYLNQNAAKMDAFLAKHFKPNYISVYNYGATPPSSANYSPYMSDRNHFSKYGADLTVKRILADTTTAKFLSYINSNTAAAN
- a CDS encoding inorganic phosphate transporter, coding for MVTTLLVAVVALALIFDYTNGFHDAANSIATVVSTKVLTPFQAVLLAAVFNFAAYFFIKDHKVANTVAKIVHEEFITMHVILAGLIAAITWNLTTWWFGIPSSSSHTLIGGFAGAGITNALTLGAHGLDAVNLHYILTIIAYIVLAPFIGLIIAYFITILILHLCKKAKPVEAERWFKRLQLVSAAALSFAHGTNDAQKVMGILYVTLVAAKIITNTAPMPDWIPLACYTAIALGTMSGGWKIVKTMGSKITKITPLEGVSAETAGAVTLFITERFGIPVSTTHTITGSIIGVGLTKRVSAVRWGVTINLVWAWVITIPISALIAGLVFMLVRHW
- a CDS encoding YceI family protein gives rise to the protein MKRYLLAIALLIIVNTAFAQVESNVSKSAITFEIKNLGIKTGGKLGGLQANIKFDPANLAASNIDATVDATTINTDNNLRDEHLRGEDYFNTAVFPKIIMSSVGFKQKGSNYVGQFNLTIKGKTKQVDVPFSYTPNGNTSTFKGSFKIKRADFGIGGNSLTMGDEATVLVTAEVTK
- a CDS encoding DUF3127 domain-containing protein, which gives rise to MEVKGKVHEVSATQQVTESLKKRELILEYIENPQYPEYLKFEAIQDRCNLLDNVKVGDDVEVFFNLRGRPWTDKSGKKSYFNSLQLWKINALSSAGSASAPEYAAPADISSSPDDDDLPF
- a CDS encoding class I SAM-dependent RNA methyltransferase, producing MQVFHTESKIIITCNKRLSPYLQQEVEALGFKPTRVFQTGVELQGTVTDTIALNLNLRCASQVLYLLKSFEAADPKQLYDELVQIEWEKLIDFTGYFSVTSNVNNEHILTPLFANVKVKDAIVDRIKAQKGIRPNSGADANKTVISLYWQDDKADIYIDTSGETLAKHSYRKIPGKAPMLEALATSTIMATNWDRNSTFINPMCGSGTLAIEAALLATDKHPGLFRMNYGFMHIMGYDEQVFFVERRKLKDKAKKALGFKIIATDISEDAIDISRKNANTAGVEHLIDFYVCDFEDTEVPQEPGIVMFNPEYGERLGVHTKLEITYKRMGDYLKKKCLGYRGYVFTGNADLAKKIGLKAARKIEFYNGKLDCRLFEYELYEGSKREPKED
- a CDS encoding carbohydrate porin produces the protein MNKTLLSLFTLILFAKFANAQDTIKNQRFNFHFQQTVITQYKPSFSADYTGANSLSTASETQTSLTTTFFGGARLWKGASAYFNPEMSGGAGLSKTLGIAGFPNGETFRVGGAEPKIYIARLYFSQNFEWGTDKDTLTDDVNQLAGLKSKRYFNVTVGKFGMADFFDGNEFSHDARSQFMNWSLMDNAAWDYPANTRGYVMGAMAELGQPTWALRFAFTMTTTQANGAIWDQRLGKANTQTLEYEKRFMLNGQKGTIRVLGFRNNGKMGIYRNAIAQNPTAPDINTDIQYGRHKYGFGISADQYLSKDFGVFAKASYNDGKTETWAFTEIDRSVSLGAVLKGASWSRKDDELGLAFVGNGISKPHQEYLAAGGYGFIIGDGKLNYSTELVAELYYKINAYQGKLWLTPDYQFIANPAYNKDRGPVNVFSLRAHVEF
- a CDS encoding DUF47 family protein yields the protein MSLNSIFQYFVPKDKKTFFPLFEQAASNVVTMATILVEAVNSTNPATQDELFRQIDKLENKGDELTHQIYLELGKNFITPFDREDIHALATAIDDVADYIHGAANRMNLYKIDDFNEHIRKLSDLILQASGDLEKAVRELKDLRNVRAIADSCIRINSVENQADYVFDRAVADLFLYETDAIRLIKYKEILAALETATDMCEDAANVMESILVKNA